One genomic region from Bacillus aquiflavi encodes:
- a CDS encoding AAA family ATPase — translation MSDINEIERKFIAGAEKMANVRQEKKKFIVGQEEVIDQVLWSIFSGGHALLEGLPGLGKTMLIKTISESLSLAFSRIQFTPDLMPADITGTMILQPDEQGRQRFKFHEGPLFSNIVLADEINRATPKTQSALLEAMGERTVTVMGKTKKMLTPFFVLATQNPIDLEGTYPLPEAQLDRFMSKIHVEYPTAEQLKEIALRTTGTEQIKLTEVIDGKEVVAIQQLCKEVLISSEILTLAVAIICATQPRSDDAPQSVKQFVQYGSGPRGLQSLIHMAKTRALFSGRYHVSIGDIKHVARPVLRHRLILNFEGEASGISPDTIIEEAIASVRKQGAAI, via the coding sequence ATGTCGGATATTAACGAAATAGAACGGAAATTTATTGCTGGAGCAGAAAAAATGGCAAATGTAAGACAAGAAAAAAAAAAATTTATTGTTGGACAAGAGGAAGTAATTGATCAAGTATTGTGGAGTATTTTTTCGGGTGGACATGCTCTTTTAGAAGGGCTTCCCGGTTTAGGGAAGACGATGTTAATAAAGACAATTTCCGAATCGTTATCATTAGCATTTTCCCGAATACAATTTACCCCTGATTTAATGCCAGCAGACATAACTGGCACGATGATCCTGCAACCGGATGAACAAGGAAGACAGCGGTTTAAATTCCACGAAGGACCGCTATTTTCCAATATCGTGTTAGCAGATGAAATTAACCGAGCAACACCAAAAACTCAAAGTGCCTTACTAGAAGCGATGGGAGAACGAACGGTTACAGTTATGGGGAAAACAAAGAAAATGTTAACCCCTTTTTTTGTGTTAGCAACGCAAAACCCAATTGATTTGGAAGGAACGTACCCATTACCTGAGGCACAGCTTGATCGCTTTATGAGTAAAATTCATGTTGAATACCCGACGGCTGAGCAATTAAAAGAAATTGCGCTTAGGACAACTGGAACAGAGCAAATAAAATTAACCGAAGTAATTGATGGAAAGGAAGTTGTCGCAATCCAGCAACTGTGCAAAGAAGTATTAATTTCTTCAGAAATTTTAACATTGGCTGTAGCGATTATATGTGCAACACAGCCCCGCTCAGACGATGCTCCACAATCTGTAAAGCAATTTGTGCAATACGGAAGCGGACCTCGTGGATTACAAAGTCTTATTCATATGGCAAAAACGAGAGCATTGTTTTCAGGGCGTTATCATGTTTCGATTGGAGACATTAAACATGTGGCACGACCAGTTTTGCGGCACCGGTTAATTTTAAACTTTGAAGGGGAAGCAAGCGGGATTTCCCCAGACACAATCATAGAAGAAGCAATAGCATCTGTCCGAAAACAGGGAGCGGCTATTTAA
- a CDS encoding VWA domain-containing protein, whose protein sequence is MALELNYPLVLLLLIPAGAVLFIFLKQQRSVAKKGEKIIIVTLRGIVFSLLIFALTVPHLVLPVKEKVVVFLVDRSASVKGLEEDVLNEIEKSIAEKDEQDSYAIVSFAGNATIEQTISSHNRAIQEFNGNVNEQETNIEEGLQFATSFIPKEASGRVVLFSDGNETSGNSKEIAKLLKQQNIELDYVPMKRPLSEDVAITELSVPSLLYEGEKAEISVKVNSNAEKEAEIHISVNNNQVISEKVHVKEGENAFTFKHVVAETGMLVYKGEVTADVDAYTENNILHTVANVEGTPKVLIVQEEKESQLVQILKASGVIVETVTANKLPTSLASFLQYDSIVFNNVSATFITEQQMKLIEQAVKEFGIGFVMLGGEESFGLGGYFKTPIEKLLPVNMDIKGKNEIPSLGLMIVLDRSGSMAGNKLALAKEAAARSVELLRENDTLGFIAFDSKPHVIVETKPLKNKEETIEKISSITPGGGTEIITSLEKAYKDLSKLPLQRKHIILLTDGQAGTHENFERLIVDGKENHITLSTVALGQDADRLLLESLAAQGTGRFYDVTDATVIPSILSRETVIAARTYIEDNPFYPNVQPYPEWLSLFQAGIPEMNAYIATTPKPKAQVQILSEKGDPILASWQYGLGATFAFTSDVSGKWTGDFASWSNWPQFVNKVVTSTLPKYDREPFHLSLKKQNGKTIIHLKSKNGEQLPIETAVVSQSGAVANSTTKVIAPGEYEIVLQNEPGMYFLQVKQPKQDGSFNVYQTGFTIPYSDEYLKKGINRHLLENIGNELKDVKESFRPLASRSSEKQEISQWLILAAFLCLFLEIVVRRFGLKPFFHLVEKWSQKRTIEIAVESLQKDKKRVKVSRPKEVLPTEEQKKDEAILEKTRLNEKQTDHLKEEYLQEERMKRLLNARKRRRR, encoded by the coding sequence ATGGCTCTAGAACTTAACTATCCGCTCGTGTTATTATTGCTCATTCCAGCAGGTGCAGTGCTGTTCATTTTTTTAAAACAACAGCGTTCAGTAGCGAAAAAAGGTGAAAAAATAATAATTGTCACTTTAAGAGGAATTGTCTTTTCATTGCTAATTTTTGCTTTAACTGTACCCCATTTAGTTTTACCAGTAAAAGAAAAGGTAGTTGTATTTTTAGTCGATCGTTCTGCAAGTGTAAAAGGTCTAGAAGAAGACGTGTTAAATGAAATTGAAAAAAGTATCGCTGAAAAGGATGAACAAGATTCATATGCAATCGTTTCATTTGCTGGCAATGCTACGATTGAACAAACCATTAGCTCACATAACAGAGCTATTCAAGAATTTAATGGAAACGTAAATGAACAGGAAACGAATATTGAAGAAGGGTTGCAATTTGCTACTTCATTCATCCCGAAAGAGGCGAGTGGGCGGGTTGTGTTATTTTCCGATGGAAATGAAACAAGCGGTAATAGCAAAGAAATTGCCAAGCTATTAAAACAGCAAAATATTGAATTAGATTATGTTCCGATGAAACGTCCGCTAAGCGAAGACGTTGCGATTACTGAACTATCGGTTCCGTCATTATTGTATGAAGGAGAAAAGGCAGAGATTTCTGTAAAAGTGAATAGTAATGCTGAAAAGGAAGCAGAAATTCATATTTCCGTGAACAACAATCAAGTGATAAGTGAGAAGGTCCACGTGAAAGAAGGAGAGAATGCTTTTACTTTCAAACATGTCGTTGCTGAAACAGGGATGCTTGTCTATAAAGGTGAAGTGACAGCAGATGTTGACGCATATACAGAAAACAACATTTTACATACGGTTGCAAATGTAGAAGGAACGCCGAAAGTGCTCATCGTTCAAGAAGAAAAAGAATCACAACTTGTGCAAATTCTAAAAGCCTCAGGAGTAATTGTTGAAACGGTAACAGCTAATAAATTGCCAACATCTTTAGCGAGTTTTTTACAATATGATTCAATTGTCTTTAACAATGTTTCCGCCACATTTATAACAGAGCAGCAAATGAAATTGATTGAACAAGCTGTTAAAGAATTTGGAATCGGATTTGTTATGTTAGGTGGTGAGGAAAGTTTCGGTCTAGGGGGGTATTTTAAAACGCCAATTGAAAAGTTGCTGCCGGTAAATATGGATATTAAGGGCAAGAATGAAATTCCTTCTCTCGGTTTAATGATTGTTTTAGATCGATCTGGGAGTATGGCAGGGAACAAATTAGCCCTTGCAAAAGAAGCTGCTGCTCGTTCTGTAGAATTATTACGAGAAAACGATACTCTCGGTTTTATTGCTTTTGATAGTAAACCACACGTAATAGTTGAGACGAAACCGTTAAAAAATAAGGAAGAGACAATAGAAAAAATTAGCTCAATCACCCCTGGAGGCGGGACAGAAATTATTACTTCATTAGAAAAAGCGTATAAGGACCTCTCAAAGCTGCCGCTCCAACGAAAACATATCATTCTATTAACTGACGGTCAAGCTGGTACACATGAAAATTTCGAACGTTTAATAGTAGATGGAAAAGAGAATCATATTACTTTATCAACAGTCGCATTAGGGCAAGATGCTGATCGTTTATTGTTGGAAAGTCTTGCAGCACAAGGAACGGGAAGGTTTTACGATGTCACCGATGCCACGGTTATTCCAAGTATTCTCTCGAGGGAAACTGTTATAGCAGCGAGAACTTATATCGAGGACAACCCATTTTATCCAAATGTGCAGCCTTATCCAGAATGGCTGTCGTTATTTCAAGCAGGCATCCCAGAAATGAATGCTTATATTGCGACAACACCAAAACCTAAGGCGCAAGTACAAATTTTAAGTGAAAAAGGAGATCCGATTTTAGCTTCTTGGCAGTATGGATTAGGAGCCACGTTTGCATTTACTTCGGATGTATCAGGGAAATGGACTGGTGATTTTGCAAGCTGGTCAAATTGGCCACAATTTGTAAATAAAGTTGTAACTAGTACATTACCGAAATACGATCGTGAACCATTTCATTTATCACTTAAAAAACAAAACGGAAAAACGATTATTCATTTAAAATCGAAAAATGGCGAACAATTACCGATTGAAACGGCTGTTGTTTCTCAATCAGGTGCTGTTGCAAACAGTACAACGAAAGTTATTGCACCAGGAGAATACGAAATTGTTCTTCAAAATGAACCAGGAATGTACTTTTTGCAAGTAAAACAGCCAAAACAAGACGGGAGTTTTAATGTGTACCAAACAGGCTTTACGATTCCATATTCAGATGAGTATTTAAAAAAAGGAATAAACCGCCATTTGCTTGAAAATATCGGGAATGAATTAAAGGATGTAAAAGAATCATTTCGCCCGTTAGCTTCTCGCTCTAGTGAAAAGCAGGAAATCAGCCAATGGCTAATATTAGCCGCATTTTTATGTTTATTTTTAGAAATTGTTGTTCGTCGTTTCGGACTCAAGCCTTTTTTCCATTTAGTTGAGAAATGGAGCCAAAAAAGGACGATAGAAATAGCTGTTGAAAGTTTACAGAAAGATAAGAAACGGGTAAAAGTGAGTCGCCCGAAAGAAGTGTTGCCTACAGAAGAACAAAAAAAGGATGAAGCTATTTTAGAAAAAACGAGGCTGAATGAAAAGCAAACAGATCATTTAAAGGAAGAGTACTTGCAGGAAGAGCGAATGAAACGTCTTCTTAACGCCCGAAAGAGAAGGAGAAGGTAA
- a CDS encoding vWA domain-containing protein, whose product MGFMNPLFFLLIFFIAAFILFYFFRKQYKAIVIPSNMLWQQLMKEWQASPFLQKLQNKLLFWLQLIVFILLMFALSRPFWQVDGLKGDHLIFIVDSSASMSAKDGEASRFEVAKKKMLQIIEQVQNQEITIIVASSKPKIIVKQEENMTAVRKKIKELTLTYQHENFEKALQLAEALSEKKDTAIHIFSDGVTKEQLTTLRQEQYAEVHNIGEKVNNVSLLSFGVAPVNETISGVAVIENQADEEISFTLEVKSEGKKLFETAVKANPNEQHVVQIPTLPKAKYYQAILHVADGYKIDNKQTAIFTNTAPVVYALNDVNPFIIKGLETIGAEVIQLNEQSLHEVNKKRNGMIVTTDTTNIQHTKQPLLIVRSKEENNTPLTEQIVVEKDHFLEYVNLDQVFIQSASTRVIEGLDVVAKSGDTPLIQKGLINGQPVIDLNFAIENTDWPLQPGFPIFLYNSYQWLSQQTSFLGYFLPGEEKWFNVEDGFVWEIFNEAGENLFSFQMNKEAFIAPSKPGVYQVIAGDHVNYFSVLLDDREKDIDVAQSFIFNEARKMDKEMEKRSYHFVWFWLAAIALFILFLEWEVYRHGSRT is encoded by the coding sequence ATGGGTTTTATGAATCCGCTATTTTTTCTGTTAATTTTCTTTATCGCAGCTTTTATTTTATTTTACTTTTTTCGAAAGCAGTATAAAGCAATCGTTATCCCTTCAAATATGCTCTGGCAGCAATTAATGAAAGAATGGCAAGCAAGTCCATTTTTACAAAAATTGCAAAACAAGCTACTATTTTGGTTACAATTAATCGTCTTTATTTTGCTTATGTTTGCTCTCAGTCGCCCTTTCTGGCAGGTTGATGGCTTAAAAGGCGATCATCTTATTTTTATCGTTGATTCTTCAGCCTCAATGTCTGCCAAAGATGGTGAAGCAAGCCGGTTTGAAGTGGCAAAGAAAAAAATGCTTCAGATCATTGAACAAGTTCAAAATCAAGAAATCACTATTATTGTTGCTTCAAGTAAGCCGAAAATTATCGTAAAGCAGGAAGAAAATATGACCGCTGTCCGTAAAAAGATTAAAGAATTAACGCTTACGTATCAACATGAAAATTTTGAAAAAGCGCTGCAATTAGCAGAAGCTTTATCAGAAAAAAAAGATACAGCTATCCATATTTTCTCTGATGGGGTAACCAAGGAGCAGCTTACAACACTGCGACAAGAGCAATATGCGGAGGTGCATAACATTGGTGAAAAAGTGAACAACGTTTCCCTTCTATCCTTTGGAGTGGCCCCAGTTAATGAAACGATTTCTGGAGTGGCTGTAATTGAAAATCAAGCTGATGAAGAGATCAGCTTTACGTTAGAAGTTAAAAGCGAAGGGAAAAAATTATTCGAAACAGCAGTCAAAGCAAATCCGAACGAACAACATGTCGTTCAAATCCCTACTTTACCGAAGGCGAAATATTATCAAGCAATCCTCCATGTTGCTGATGGCTACAAAATTGATAATAAACAGACGGCCATTTTTACAAATACAGCACCGGTCGTTTATGCGCTTAATGATGTCAACCCATTTATCATTAAAGGCTTAGAAACAATTGGTGCAGAAGTGATTCAACTGAATGAACAAAGCTTGCACGAAGTAAATAAAAAACGTAACGGGATGATTGTAACGACAGATACAACTAATATTCAACATACGAAACAACCGCTTTTGATCGTTCGTTCTAAAGAAGAAAACAACACGCCTCTTACAGAACAAATAGTTGTCGAAAAAGATCACTTTTTAGAATACGTTAATTTAGATCAAGTGTTTATTCAATCAGCAAGCACAAGAGTAATTGAAGGTCTTGATGTAGTGGCAAAAAGCGGGGATACTCCACTTATTCAAAAAGGTTTAATAAACGGACAACCTGTAATCGATTTGAATTTTGCTATTGAAAATACTGATTGGCCGCTTCAACCGGGTTTTCCTATTTTTCTTTACAACAGTTATCAATGGCTCTCTCAGCAAACGAGCTTTCTAGGATATTTTTTACCTGGGGAAGAGAAATGGTTCAACGTGGAAGATGGATTTGTATGGGAAATTTTTAATGAAGCAGGTGAAAATCTGTTTTCATTTCAAATGAATAAAGAAGCTTTTATTGCACCGTCAAAACCGGGGGTTTATCAAGTGATTGCTGGGGATCACGTGAATTATTTTTCGGTTTTACTTGATGATCGCGAGAAAGACATTGATGTTGCTCAATCGTTCATTTTTAACGAAGCACGTAAAATGGATAAAGAGATGGAAAAAAGATCGTATCATTTTGTTTGGTTCTGGCTTGCTGCAATCGCTCTCTTCATTTTGTTCCTTGAATGGGAGGTGTACCGTCATGGCTCTAGAACTTAA
- a CDS encoding KH domain-containing protein — MKELIETIVKPLVDFPDEVRVTASEDDHRITYQLFVNKSDMGKVIGKQGRVAKAIRTVVYAAGSSQQKKIYLEICE; from the coding sequence ATGAAAGAATTAATTGAAACAATTGTAAAGCCTCTTGTTGACTTTCCAGATGAAGTCCGGGTGACAGCTTCAGAGGATGATCACCGTATAACTTATCAGCTTTTTGTAAATAAAAGTGATATGGGAAAGGTAATTGGAAAGCAGGGGCGAGTCGCAAAGGCGATACGAACTGTTGTCTATGCAGCAGGATCATCACAACAGAAGAAGATTTATTTAGAGATTTGTGAGTAA
- the ffh gene encoding signal recognition particle protein: MAFEGLADRLQSTIQKIRGKGKVTEADVKEMMREVRLALLEADVNFKVVKDFIKKVSERAVGQEVMQSLTPGQQVIKIVKDGLTELMGKEQSKIAVANRPPTVVMMVGLQGAGKTTTTGKLANLLRKKYNRNPMLVAADIYRPAAIKQLETLGKQLNMPVFSLGDKISPVEIAKQAIAKAKEEHYDYVLIDTAGRLHVDETLMNELKEIKELSKPDEILLVVDAMTGQDAVNVAQSFNEQLGLTGVVLTKLDGDTRGGAALSIRAVTDKPIKFIGLGEKMDAIEAFHPERMASRILGMGDVLTLIEKAQATVDEEKAKELEKKMRTASFSFDDFLDQLGQVRKMGPLDELLKMMPGANKIKGLNNIQIDDKQLAHVEAIIKSMTKDEKLHPEIINASRRKRIAKGSGRTIQEVNRLLKQFEEMKKMMKQMTNMQQKGKKKGGFKFPFM, encoded by the coding sequence ATGGCGTTTGAAGGACTAGCCGACCGACTGCAAAGCACAATACAGAAAATTCGCGGCAAAGGAAAAGTAACTGAAGCTGATGTAAAAGAAATGATGCGCGAAGTTCGCTTGGCACTTTTAGAGGCAGACGTTAACTTTAAGGTCGTAAAAGACTTCATTAAAAAAGTAAGCGAACGTGCTGTAGGCCAAGAGGTAATGCAAAGCTTAACTCCAGGCCAACAAGTGATTAAAATTGTAAAAGATGGACTAACTGAATTGATGGGCAAAGAGCAAAGCAAAATTGCAGTTGCTAATCGACCCCCAACTGTTGTGATGATGGTTGGTCTGCAAGGTGCAGGAAAAACGACAACAACTGGGAAGCTAGCAAATCTACTCCGAAAAAAATATAATCGGAACCCTATGTTAGTTGCAGCTGATATTTATCGGCCAGCGGCGATAAAACAGTTGGAAACGTTAGGTAAGCAGCTAAATATGCCTGTATTTTCCCTTGGCGATAAAATAAGTCCAGTTGAAATTGCCAAGCAAGCAATTGCAAAAGCGAAAGAAGAACATTATGACTATGTCCTGATCGACACTGCGGGGCGTTTGCATGTGGATGAAACTTTAATGAATGAGCTGAAAGAAATTAAAGAGCTTTCCAAGCCAGACGAAATTCTCCTTGTCGTTGATGCAATGACTGGTCAAGATGCAGTTAATGTTGCCCAAAGCTTTAATGAACAGCTTGGCTTAACGGGAGTCGTCTTAACAAAGCTTGACGGGGATACACGTGGTGGTGCGGCTTTATCAATACGTGCCGTAACAGACAAACCAATTAAGTTTATCGGTCTCGGTGAAAAAATGGATGCTATTGAAGCATTTCATCCTGAGCGAATGGCATCACGTATTCTTGGTATGGGAGATGTCCTTACTTTAATTGAAAAAGCTCAAGCGACGGTTGATGAAGAAAAAGCAAAAGAGCTTGAGAAGAAAATGAGGACTGCATCCTTTTCTTTTGATGATTTTCTTGATCAGCTAGGTCAAGTACGCAAGATGGGGCCTCTTGATGAGCTTTTAAAAATGATGCCCGGTGCAAATAAAATTAAAGGGTTAAACAATATACAAATTGATGATAAGCAGCTTGCACATGTTGAAGCAATTATTAAATCAATGACAAAGGATGAAAAGCTGCACCCTGAAATTATAAATGCTAGTCGCCGAAAGCGAATTGCAAAAGGCAGTGGTAGGACTATACAAGAAGTTAATCGGCTGTTAAAGCAATTTGAAGAGATGAAAAAGATGATGAAGCAAATGACAAATATGCAGCAAAAAGGTAAGAAAAAAGGCGGATTTAAGTTTCCGTTTATGTAA
- the rpsP gene encoding 30S ribosomal protein S16 codes for MAVKIRLKRVGAKKSPFYRIVVADSRSPRDGRFIETIGTYNPVAQPAEVKIDEDLVLKWLQNGAKPSDTVRNLLSTQGIMEKFHSAKNGK; via the coding sequence ATGGCAGTAAAAATTCGTTTAAAACGTGTTGGAGCGAAAAAGTCTCCTTTCTATCGTATTGTAGTAGCTGATTCACGTTCTCCTCGTGACGGACGTTTCATTGAGACAATTGGAACATATAATCCAGTAGCTCAACCAGCTGAAGTGAAAATCGATGAAGATCTAGTACTTAAGTGGTTACAAAACGGTGCAAAGCCGTCTGACACAGTTCGTAATCTATTATCTACCCAAGGCATTATGGAAAAATTCCATAGCGCTAAAAACGGTAAGTAA
- a CDS encoding YlqD family protein, producing the protein MKILQTVMVKQILTEKSKRELMNKFHSEKSQLHKESDQLYFELKKLEKAKKFQSDHLRKHFEKEIQLRKEKMKIIDFQIEQLHMLPIGSELKEKEVQGIVDVNEGDCWEEIINEKTIIIKDGIVQEIRSR; encoded by the coding sequence ATGAAAATTCTCCAAACTGTCATGGTGAAACAAATTTTAACTGAAAAAAGCAAACGTGAGCTAATGAATAAGTTTCATTCAGAAAAAAGCCAGCTTCATAAAGAAAGTGATCAGCTTTATTTTGAGTTAAAAAAGTTGGAAAAAGCAAAAAAGTTTCAAAGTGATCATTTGAGAAAACATTTTGAAAAAGAAATTCAGTTGCGAAAAGAAAAAATGAAAATTATTGATTTTCAAATTGAACAGCTACATATGCTCCCGATAGGAAGTGAACTTAAAGAAAAAGAAGTTCAAGGAATTGTTGATGTGAATGAAGGTGACTGTTGGGAGGAAATTATTAACGAGAAAACGATTATCATAAAGGATGGAATTGTTCAAGAGATTCGCTCGAGGTGA
- a CDS encoding DUF58 domain-containing protein gives MILSKELLGRLQKRKLQVKKKKWGIHKGTRRAAAFGASLDFSDFRLYQPGDDVRHIDWNIYGRTKKHYIKRFLDEQELSVAIYLDATSSMRVIDTKWERAKQIAAAFSYIALINDDRLSFIPVTGIRGQKLIRKGAMYGKHVLYEILRLTEEEKTANFTKFFEKNMMKKSQLTIIITDGLEPLEHYEYIFQKLASIHQEVRFIQLLSKEEIIPLYEGDEKLIDSETNAAVNVSIQRTMIEQYEKRLKEHNEQLESACKRYGFFYLFTTDSKDLQTILLHDCTAKGWF, from the coding sequence ATGATCTTATCAAAAGAACTGTTAGGAAGATTACAGAAACGTAAATTGCAAGTGAAAAAGAAAAAGTGGGGAATTCATAAAGGGACAAGGCGTGCAGCAGCGTTTGGAGCCTCATTAGATTTTTCTGACTTTCGTCTTTATCAGCCTGGGGACGATGTTCGTCATATTGACTGGAACATTTACGGTCGTACAAAAAAACATTATATTAAAAGATTTCTTGATGAGCAGGAGCTCTCTGTTGCCATCTATTTAGATGCTACCTCTTCGATGAGAGTCATTGATACAAAATGGGAACGCGCGAAACAAATCGCGGCAGCGTTCAGTTACATCGCCTTAATAAATGATGATCGTTTATCATTTATCCCAGTAACAGGAATTCGAGGCCAGAAGCTCATTCGTAAAGGTGCGATGTACGGAAAGCATGTTTTATACGAAATCTTACGACTGACAGAGGAGGAGAAAACAGCAAACTTTACAAAATTTTTTGAGAAAAATATGATGAAAAAAAGTCAGCTGACGATCATCATTACTGACGGTCTTGAACCGCTTGAACATTATGAGTACATTTTTCAAAAACTAGCGTCAATTCACCAAGAAGTCCGATTTATTCAACTGTTAAGTAAAGAGGAGATTATACCCCTTTATGAGGGTGATGAAAAACTAATTGATAGTGAGACAAATGCAGCAGTGAATGTTAGCATTCAGCGAACGATGATTGAACAATATGAAAAGCGCCTTAAAGAACATAATGAACAGTTAGAGTCAGCTTGTAAACGTTACGGGTTTTTTTATTTATTCACGACAGATAGTAAAGATTTACAAACGATTTTGCTTCATGATTGTACCGCTAAAGGCTGGTTTTGA
- the rimM gene encoding ribosome maturation factor RimM (Essential for efficient processing of 16S rRNA), with the protein MKRWFNVGKIVNTHGIKGEVRVISKTDFPKERYQPGNTLYLFKQKESKPLQLTVKSHRIHKSFDLLTFEEYNNVNEVEPMKGGTLKVSEDQLMELGEGEFYFHEIIGCLVFTTLGEEIGKVTEILTPGANDVWVVKDGDGNDYLIPYIEQVVKKVDTNEKLILIEPMEGLLS; encoded by the coding sequence ATGAAAAGATGGTTTAACGTCGGAAAAATTGTTAACACACACGGTATTAAGGGAGAAGTTCGGGTCATCTCAAAGACAGACTTTCCAAAGGAACGTTATCAACCTGGAAATACGTTGTATTTATTTAAACAAAAGGAAAGCAAACCACTCCAGCTCACTGTAAAAAGCCATCGCATACACAAGTCGTTTGATCTCCTAACTTTTGAAGAATATAATAATGTTAATGAAGTAGAGCCGATGAAAGGCGGGACTTTAAAAGTTTCTGAAGACCAATTAATGGAGTTAGGGGAAGGTGAATTTTACTTTCATGAAATTATCGGTTGTCTTGTTTTTACAACATTAGGTGAAGAAATAGGCAAAGTAACTGAGATTTTAACTCCTGGAGCGAATGATGTATGGGTTGTAAAAGATGGAGATGGGAATGATTATCTGATTCCTTACATCGAGCAAGTAGTGAAAAAGGTCGATACAAATGAAAAGCTCATTTTAATTGAACCGATGGAAGGTTTGTTGTCATGA
- a CDS encoding ABC transporter permease produces the protein MRNLLINPVLNKEFKLRFRSAKSFLGIFFYLLVVSIIVLGLIFLESISSGVNFFGTHQSRTTFHLLSFLQLVLILFMTPGLTAGVISSEREKQTLNILLTTSQSSTSIIIGKLISAFSYLLFLIIASLPIYSFVFLFGGVSPGQLMITLAFYLFTTFAFGSIGILFSTLFRKTIISIVTTYGVTLFLFVGTGVLAIIIMGISSKQVTFSFLPYFLATFNPGIVLLDIFDVMLVDRVYLITGGNQMPLWIAYIITYTVIMLLALFLSIRKLRPSMNVKEMSKE, from the coding sequence ATGAGAAATTTATTGATAAACCCAGTACTAAATAAAGAATTTAAACTGCGTTTCCGCTCTGCAAAATCTTTTTTAGGAATCTTCTTTTATCTATTAGTCGTAAGTATCATCGTTCTCGGCTTAATTTTTCTTGAATCAATTAGCTCTGGCGTTAATTTTTTTGGGACCCACCAAAGTCGAACAACGTTTCATTTACTTTCGTTTTTACAGCTCGTTTTAATTTTATTTATGACCCCAGGGTTAACTGCTGGGGTCATTAGCAGCGAACGGGAAAAACAAACATTAAATATTTTATTAACAACGAGTCAAAGCTCAACAAGTATTATAATCGGCAAGCTTATTTCGGCCTTTTCATATTTATTATTCTTAATTATTGCTAGTCTTCCTATTTATAGCTTTGTGTTTTTGTTCGGAGGTGTTTCTCCTGGCCAATTAATGATAACGTTAGCTTTTTATTTATTTACTACTTTTGCATTTGGGAGTATAGGCATTTTATTTTCGACTCTTTTTCGTAAAACAATCATTTCAATTGTAACGACATATGGGGTAACACTGTTTTTGTTTGTAGGGACTGGTGTGTTAGCAATTATTATTATGGGGATTTCTAGCAAACAAGTAACATTTTCATTTCTTCCATACTTTTTAGCGACCTTTAACCCGGGGATTGTATTATTAGACATTTTCGATGTGATGCTTGTAGATCGAGTGTATCTTATAACAGGAGGAAATCAAATGCCACTTTGGATCGCTTATATTATTACATATACAGTTATTATGTTGTTGGCATTATTTCTAAGTATTCGGAAACTCCGCCCAAGTATGAATGTAAAAGAAATGTCTAAGGAATGA